From the genome of Gracilibacillus salitolerans, one region includes:
- a CDS encoding GNAT family N-acetyltransferase, with amino-acid sequence MTIMIKKCTLEDLHILQEISYETFNETFKHQNSPENMNAYLEKAFNLKQLEKELANISSQFFFVYFNNKVAGYLKVNSNDAQSEEMGDESLEMERIYIKNKFQKHGLGKYLLNKAVEIAMECNKEKIWLGVWEKNENAIAFYKKMGFVHTGTHSFYMGDEEQMDFIMSKTLI; translated from the coding sequence ATGACGATAATGATAAAAAAGTGTACCCTTGAAGATTTACACATACTTCAAGAAATTAGTTATGAAACATTTAATGAGACATTTAAGCATCAAAATTCACCCGAGAACATGAATGCTTATTTGGAAAAGGCATTTAACTTAAAACAATTAGAAAAAGAATTAGCCAATATTTCTTCGCAATTCTTTTTTGTTTACTTTAATAATAAAGTCGCTGGATATTTAAAGGTCAATTCCAATGATGCTCAATCTGAAGAAATGGGTGATGAATCACTTGAAATGGAGAGGATTTATATAAAGAACAAATTTCAAAAACATGGGCTTGGTAAATATCTGCTTAATAAAGCGGTGGAAATTGCAATGGAGTGTAATAAAGAGAAAATCTGGCTAGGTGTGTGGGAAAAAAATGAAAATGCTATTGCATTTTATAAGAAAATGGGGTTTGTTCATACTGGTACCCACTCTTTTTATATGGGTGATGAAGAACAAATGGACTTTATAATGAGCAAAACACTCATATAA